Proteins from a single region of Leptolyngbya sp. CCY15150:
- a CDS encoding Uma2 family endonuclease: MTIAVDQAIHQQPLSLDEFLAHYGGDNRYELIDGEVFDLEPTGLHEEVAAFITTKICVQIDRAELPWFVLQRGLLRPSNTAMTAFRPDIAVVDQDELTQEPLWYDQSILTLGTSIKFVAEVVSSNWQNDYARKLEDYAALGIPEYWIADYAGLGGTRHIGKPKQPTLSICALVDEEYEIQQFRGSEMIVSPTFPELRLMAEQVLRANR; encoded by the coding sequence ATGACTATTGCAGTCGATCAAGCAATTCACCAGCAACCCCTTAGCCTTGACGAGTTTCTCGCTCATTATGGTGGCGATAACCGCTACGAACTGATCGACGGAGAGGTGTTCGACTTGGAACCAACAGGCCTGCATGAGGAGGTTGCAGCCTTCATAACAACGAAGATTTGTGTCCAGATCGACAGAGCAGAGCTACCTTGGTTTGTCCTTCAGCGGGGACTGTTGCGCCCTTCTAACACTGCCATGACAGCATTTCGTCCTGATATCGCAGTTGTTGATCAAGATGAACTGACCCAAGAGCCGCTTTGGTATGACCAGTCAATCTTAACTCTAGGCACTTCGATTAAATTTGTGGCAGAAGTTGTAAGTAGCAACTGGCAAAATGATTATGCTCGTAAGCTTGAAGACTACGCAGCGTTAGGTATCCCAGAATATTGGATTGCAGACTACGCGGGATTGGGGGGAACTCGACATATCGGAAAGCCCAAACAGCCCACCCTTTCTATCTGTGCGCTAGTGGATGAAGAGTATGAAATTCAGCAGTTCCGAGGCAGTGAGATGATCGTCTCTCCAACCTTCCCAGAGTTGAGACTCATGGCTGAACAAGTCTTGAGGGCTAATCGGTGA
- a CDS encoding alpha/beta fold hydrolase — protein sequence MDYQYFELGDLELQSGDILLNAKLAYATYGTLSDSKDNVILFPTYYTGTHRSNAAIIGATWALNPDRYFIIVPNLFGNGLSSSPSNTGLGGDFPRISLYDNVRCQHRLLWEQFGIEAIALVLGWSMGAMQAYHWAALYPDQVSTMLAICGAAKTSPHNQVFLAGVRAALTADGTWNHGFYQQPPVQGLKAFGRVYAGWVYSQTFYREGLYKDLGFDTLDDLLRWWEDDHLAWDANDLLAMMEAWYYGDISDHPRYNQDFSAALGAIAARSLIMPCATDLYFTPEDNALEVAQMPNAELRVIDSVWGHYAGGPGRNREATAMIEAAIAELLEA from the coding sequence ATGGACTATCAGTACTTTGAACTCGGCGATCTGGAACTCCAATCAGGAGATATTTTACTCAATGCTAAGCTTGCCTACGCCACCTATGGCACCTTGAGCGATAGCAAAGATAATGTGATCCTATTTCCTACCTACTACACCGGCACCCACCGCAGCAATGCCGCCATCATCGGCGCTACCTGGGCCCTGAACCCCGATCGCTACTTCATCATTGTTCCCAACTTATTTGGCAATGGTCTATCGTCCTCTCCCAGCAATACCGGACTAGGCGGTGATTTTCCTCGGATATCGCTCTACGACAATGTGCGCTGTCAACATCGGCTCCTGTGGGAACAGTTTGGCATTGAAGCGATCGCCCTTGTTCTAGGTTGGTCAATGGGAGCCATGCAGGCTTACCACTGGGCTGCTCTCTATCCCGATCAGGTCAGCACCATGCTCGCCATCTGTGGTGCTGCCAAAACCTCGCCCCACAATCAGGTTTTTCTGGCAGGCGTTCGCGCTGCCCTAACTGCGGATGGCACCTGGAATCATGGATTTTATCAACAGCCGCCAGTGCAGGGACTGAAAGCCTTTGGTCGTGTCTATGCTGGCTGGGTCTACTCCCAAACGTTTTACCGCGAGGGGCTCTACAAAGACTTGGGCTTCGATACCCTGGATGACCTGCTGCGCTGGTGGGAGGACGACCATCTGGCTTGGGATGCCAATGATTTGCTGGCGATGATGGAGGCTTGGTACTACGGCGATATCAGCGATCATCCTCGCTATAATCAGGATTTTTCCGCTGCTTTGGGGGCGATCGCGGCTCGTTCGTTGATCATGCCTTGTGCGACGGATTTGTATTTCACACCGGAGGACAATGCGCTGGAGGTGGCGCAGATGCCCAATGCGGAACTGCGGGTGATCGATTCGGTTTGGGGGCATTATGCCGGTGGCCCTGGCCGAAACCGGGAGGCAACGGCGATGATTGAAGCAGCAATCGCTGAGCTGCTCGAAGCTTAG